Proteins from a genomic interval of Lolium perenne isolate Kyuss_39 chromosome 1, Kyuss_2.0, whole genome shotgun sequence:
- the LOC127332032 gene encoding uncharacterized protein → MLSMNGTGGGGRRFKDRLAWLLRPANSFLRSSCSSSSSNSISTFTAISTSSATTTATATAPVQPFSSALGLLQRPQPEESTKTHQKKRACSSSRHCHARRRQFKNADDEVTRKLSTNPFGFTTTDDDNEDTDGDTETFLSSRSLLSSDSSGFYYTSSNLLPKDWGGRDHHRQRPQQAKRRRRRRRKRAASCVQSSSCGVRDQVRAGFRPVVMEEEELRKGLAVVRRSSDPYGDFRESMVEMIVERQVFGTSELEQLLHTYLSLNPARLHPVILQAFSDIWVVLRGC, encoded by the coding sequence ATGCTCTCGATGAACGGCACAGGAGGCGGTGGCCGGCGGTTCAAGGACCGCCTCGCCTGGCTGCTCCGTCCCGCCAATTCCTTTCTCCGTTCCTCGTGCAgctcctcctcctccaactcCATCTCCACCTTCACAGCCATATCCACCTCCTCTGCCACCACCACAGCGACTGCGACTGCGCCTGTCCAGCCCTTCTCCTCcgctctcggcctcctccaacgcCCACAACCGGAGGAGAGCACGAAGACTCACCAGAAAAAAAGAGCCTGCTCCTCCTCCCGCCATTGCCATGCTCGCCGCCGTCAATTCAAGAATGCGGACGACGAGGTCACCAGGAAGCTCTCCACCAACCCCTTCGGCTTCACCACCACAGACGACGACAACGAAGATACCGACGGCGACACGGAGACATTCCTCTCCTCGAGAAGTCTCCTGTCCTCCGACTCCTCCGGCTTCTACTACACCTCCAGCAATCTGCTGCCCAAGGACTGGGGCGGTCGCGACCACCACCGCCAGCGGCCGCAGCAAGCAAAGAGgcgtcggcggcggaggaggaagcgagCGGCGAGCTGCGTGCAGTCATCGTCGTGCGGCGTGAGGGACCAAGTTCGGGCGGGGTTCCGGCCGGTggtaatggaggaggaggagctgaGGAAGGGGCTGGCGGTGGTGAGGCGGTCGAGCGACCCCTACGGCGATTTCCGGGagtcgatggtggagatgatcgtCGAGCGGCAGGTGTTTGGCACGTCGGAGCTGGAGCAGCTGCTGCACACGTACCTATCCCTCAACCCCGCGCGCCTCCACCCCGTCATCCTCCAGGCCTTCTCCGACATCTGGGTCGTCCTCCGCGGCTGCTAG